The sequence GACCGGCCAGTATTTTTCCCAGGCCTGTCGGCAAGATTCCGGATCTGTAATAATAATGGATTTCATCGTTATCCACCTAGTGTCGGTAAGCGACGTTAAGCCGGGACGTTTTCCCGCCGAAATAGTTCTGGGAAAATTCCCGGACCACTTCGGGGTCGTATGCCTTGCATGAAAAAACATCCAGATAGGTGGCATTGCTCTGGTTGGCAAAATGGGCGGATATCAATGAGGTCTCAATGAGCTGGACCATTGAAAATCCGGCAACTTTTTCATCCTCACCAAAATGAACCACCTGGGTTTCGCCGAAGCGCTTCATTTCAATCAGGTCACACAGCTCTATAACAAAGCGTTTGATCAGTTCAGCGTTTCTGATTTTTTCAGGGTCGCAGTCATAGATGTCAATGGCAGAGGCAATGCCCCATACGTCAGGGGCGGTGTCAATTTTGATTACTTTTGCAGCGGTCATGATTTTTTTCCTTTAAATTTTGAGATGCGGCCTACCATTTGTCTCTGGTGTCGGCCGGGCGTTTGGGTTTTTTGTTCATTTTTTTTCGGCGTTTTTGGTCTTCTTTCTGATCTTCCCAGTCATAATCCTCGTCGTAACTCTCTTTGAATTTTGGGCTCTTGCCTTTGTTCCGGCTGACTTTTTCCCTGGTCATGATTTCCTTTCCTTTTTGATTTTGTGCCGGCTGTTTTGGCCGGGGAGATTAAATTCTTGCTTCCCTATAGCAACCTGTGTGCCAATTTATCCCAAAAAAAATAAATGTCTATGAATTCAAATGGTTAATGTTTTTGATGTAATTTGTACATTGGTTTTTGCGGTAAATTATTACTTAAATATAAGAATGGAAGTATTTTACTGTAAAATTAGTAAATATTATCCGATTTATAGTGCGGATTAATTTAGAACATAATAAAATAAAATTTCTTACATCTGTATATTGCTTATTTTTAGGTGTTTTTATATACTTCAGTATGTCGTATAAAACAGTAACAATTTACCGAAAGTGAATGTTTTTTTATGCTGATTCGCGTGGCATGTGCCATTAAAGAAACAAAAATACGCACTGAGCTTGCGAACAGGCTAGCGGAACAGGATGTTCAGCTTCAGTTTTTCAAGCCCAGTACCCTCTCCTGGCAAGCCCTTGCCAGAAGCTGTGCCGACGTGTTTATTGTCAGCAGCCCCACAATTCCCAAGCCGGTTGAATCAAGTATTGCCCTGCTCAATGAATTGCCCGAAGCACCCATGACCATCGTGTTGCATAATCGGGAGTCCTCGGAAGAGCATGCCAATCTTCTGGCCTCGGGTGTTGATGTGGTGCTTTATTCCGGTATCCCAATGGACAGCCTTCTAGAAGCCCTTGA comes from uncultured Desulfobacter sp. and encodes:
- a CDS encoding S-adenosylmethionine decarboxylase, which codes for MTAAKVIKIDTAPDVWGIASAIDIYDCDPEKIRNAELIKRFVIELCDLIEMKRFGETQVVHFGEDEKVAGFSMVQLIETSLISAHFANQSNATYLDVFSCKAYDPEVVREFSQNYFGGKTSRLNVAYRH